One window of Ziziphus jujuba cultivar Dongzao chromosome 5, ASM3175591v1 genomic DNA carries:
- the LOC107411159 gene encoding DDB1- and CUL4-associated factor homolog 1 yields MEAAMDEQTNQVQGQGQAEPPPPPPPPPPPAIVPESQSQGGEDDEEEEEPKNEDDELMAKAQKLMEKITASSDNPNPTVLHALASLLETQEARFMEENGYSASNGRATHNIGRLGNLVRENDDFFELISSRYLSESRYPTSIQAASARLLFICSQTWIYHGFEEAVLENIKDRVMDESASFSGENHNWKHEVGGKEASDSDMLKTYSTGLLAVCLTGGAPVVEDVLTSGLSAKLMRYLRVRVLGETSTSQKDASHLTETKNASNASMRGRDENRGRVRQVLETSHFDDSRSTDERSLDDQSLEREPPDGLAEGADIYDVDANGEDRWHVRDLRDGRTKLGDLDENGRDDSSRRRSTRGWAKSRGKGRANEGAVENEQALTSPGSGIRLGQGRGFRDRNSLKNSDVKKVQDAKKYLGRNPDVSYLERDENDDCFQDCRVGTQDISDLVRKAVRSAEAEARAANAPAEAIKAAGDAAAEVVKSAAQEEYKTTNNEEAAVLAASKAACTVIDAAKAIEDSRTSSSVDADSTTTSRIETETNIDAEEYFIPDAESLAKLREKYCIQCLENLGEYVEVLGPVLHEKGVDVCLAILQRDSKYTEASKVAMLLPDVMKLICALAAHRKFAALFVDRGGMLKLLSVPRVAQTFFGLSSCLFTIGSLQGIMERVCALPPDVVHQVVELAIQLLECPQDQARKNAALFFSAAFVFRAVLDAFDAQDGLQKLLGLLNDAAAVRSGVNSGALGLSNSASLRNDRSPAEVLTSSEKQIAYHSCVALRQYFRAHLLLLVDFIRPNKNNRSAARNIPSVRAAYKPLDLSNEAIDAVFLQLQKDRKLGPAFVRTRWPAVEKFLSTNGHITMLELCQAPPVERYLHDLLQYALGVLHIVTLVPSSRKMIVNATLSNNRLGIAVILDAASVAGSYVDPEIIQPALNVLVNLVCPPPSISNKPPLPQGPQSVSAQSSNCPGMETRERNMERSISDRAMNVSSQNDPRDRGGESAVGDRGNAVALGTQSNSSNIQAPPPTPTSGLVGDRRISLGAGAGCAGLATQLEQGYRQAREAVRANNGIKVLLHLLQPRIYSPPAALDCLRALACRVLLGLARDDTIAHILTKLQVGKKLSELIRDSGSQTHGNEQGRWQAELSQAAIELIAIVTNSGRASTLAATDAATPTLRRIERAAIAAATPITYHSRELLLLIHEHLQASGLGATASTLLKEAQLTPLPSLAAPSSLSYQASTQEGPSIQFQWPSGRTPCGFLMNKTKLMAAEDEMGLKCDSTVSSSKKKQLGFSPSFSLQSRNQFQFQDSHQPSGKKVFSAAKQSSASASETPSESLPRPSTDTESQCKTPLVLPMKRKLSELKDTGYLSASGKRLHTVDQGLRSPVCPTPNTVRKISLPTDTVGLCTPSSNMRDQHGRLAANGCPSDYLDDNQFGNSNVGMGAPPSQFGLQSEPQNSNTERLTLDSLVIQYLKHQHRQCPAPITTLPPLSLLHPHVCPEPRRSLDAPSNVTARLGTREFKSMYGGVHGNRRDRQFVYSRFRPWRTCRDDVGALFTCITFLGDSSHIAVGNHSGELKIFDSDSSNLLESCTSHQSPLTLVQSYLSGENHMVLSSSSQDVRLWDASAVSGGPIHSFEGCKAARFSNSGDVFAALSSEPAQREILLYDIQTSQVELKLSDTSTSSTGRGHSYSQIHFNPSDTMLLWNGVLWDRRVSGPVHRFDQFTDYGGGGFHPAGNEVIINSEVWDLRKFKLLRSVPSLDQTTITFNARGDVIYAILRRNLEDVMSSVHTRRVKHPLFGAFRTVDAVNYSDIATIPVDRCVLDFATEPTDSFVGLITMDDQEEMFASARVYEIGRRRPTDDDSDPDDAESEEEDEDDDDDDADIDPILGPDLDGDGDSDADDMSNDDDDSVTDLDDDEDDGDFIMDDVDFDGGAGILEIVTEGDDDDDSQVVESFSSDDEEDFVGNGFGY; encoded by the exons ATGGAGGCGGCCATGGATGAGCAAACAAACCAAGTCCAAGGGCAAGGCCAAGCCGAGCCTCCGCCTCCgcctccacctccacctcctcCTGCTATAGTACCAGAATCTCAATCACAGGGTGGAGAAGACGATGAGGAAGAGGAGGAACCCAAAAATGAAGACGACGAATTGATGGCAAAGGCTCAGAAACTGATGGAGAAGATCACCGCCTCGTCTGATAACCCCAATCCTACTGTTCTTCACGCCCTTGCCTCTCTTCTTGAAACCCAAGAGGCCCG ATTCATGGAAGAGAATGGTTACTCCGCCAGCAATGGTCGTGCAACTCATAACATCGGGCGGCTAGGGAACTTAGTCCGG GAGAATGATGATTTCTTTGAATTAATATCTTCGAGGTATCTATCAGAATCAAGATACCCTACCTCCATCCAGGCAGCTTCTGCTAGGCTCCTTTTCATCTGTTCACAGACATGGATT TATCATGGTTTTGAAGAAGCTGTACTGGAGAACATAAAAGACAGGGTAATGGATGAGTCTGCAAGCTTTTCAGGTGAAAACCATAACTGGAAGCATGAGGTGGGGGGAAAAGAGGCTTCAGATTCTGACATGTTGAAGACCTATTCTACTGGACTTCTAGCAGTTTGTTTAACTGG tGGTGCGCCAGTAGTGGAAGATGTGCTGACATCTGGGTTATCTGCCAAGCTTATGCGTTATCTTCGTGTGCGAGTTTTAGGGGAGACAAGTACTAGTCAGAAGGACGCTAGTCATTTAACAGAGACTAAGAATGCTTCTAATGCGAGTATGAGAGGTAGAGATGAAAATCGGGGTAGAGTCAGACAGGTTTTGGAAACTTCCCATTTTGATGATTCAAGGAGTACAGATGAGCGATCTTTAGATGACCAAAGTCTAGAAAGGGAACCACCTGATGGGTTGGCTGAAGGAGCTGATATTTATGATGTAGATGCCAATGGTGAGGACAGATGGCATGTTCGTGATTTACGCGATGGAAGGACAAAGCTAGGAGATTTGGATGAAAATGGGAGAGATGATTCCTCAAGGCGCAGGTCCACCCGTGGATGGGCAAAATCTAGAGGGAAGGGAAGAGCTAATGAGGGGGCTGTAGAGAATGAGCAGGCTTTGACTTCACCTGGATCTGGTATTCGATTGGGGCAGGGGCGGGGTTTTAGAGACAggaattcattaaaaaattcaGATGTGAAAAAAGTGCAAGATGCTAAAAAGTATTTGGGCCGTAACCCTGATGTTTCTTATCTAGAAAGAGACGAAAATGATGACTGCTTCCAGGATTGCAGGGTTGGGACTCAAGATATCTCCGATCTAGTGAGAAAGGCAGTTAGATCTGCTGAAGCTGAAGCTAGAGCAGCTAATGCACCTGCAGAAGCCATAAAGGCAGCTGGTGATGCTGCTGCTGAAGTTGTTAAAAGTGCAGCTCAAGAG GAATATAAAACTACAAATAATGAAGAGGCTGCAGTCTTGGCTGCTTCCAAAGCTGCATGTACTGTTATTGATGCTGCCAAAGCAATTGAAGATTCAAG GACCTCTAGCAGTGTCGATGCTGATTCAACAACCACAAGTCGCATAGAAACAGAAACTAATATAGATGCCGAAGAATACTTCATTCCAGATGCAGAATCCCTTGCAAAGttgagagaaaaatattgtaTCCAGTGTCTTGAGAATCTTGGAGAATATGTTGAAGTTCTTGGTCCTGTGTTGCATGAAAAAGGGGTAGATGTATGTCTTGCTATACTGCAAAGGGATTCCAAATATACAGAGGCATCAAAAGTTGCAATGCTCTTGCCTGATGTAATGAAGCTGATCTGTGCTTTGGCTGCTCATCGAAAATTTGCAGCATTATTTGTAGATCGGGGTGGCATGTTGAAGCTGCTTTCTGTTCCAAGAGTTGCTCAAACCTTTTTTGGTCTTTCTTCTTGCTTATTTACTATTGGTTCTCTCCAG ggGATAATGGAACGTGTATGTGCTCTTCCCCCAGATGTTGTACACCAGGTTGTAGAGTTGGCTATACAGCTTCTCGAGTGTCCACAGGATCAAGCTAGGAAAAATGCTGCTTTATTTTTCTCTGCTGCATTTGTTTTTAGAGCAGTTCTTGATGCTTTTGATGCTCAGGATGGTTTACAGAAATTACTGGGTCTTTTAAATGATGCTGCTGCAGTCAGATCCGGCGTAAATTCTGGGGCCTTAGGACTGTCTAATTCTGCTTCACTTCGAAATGATCGGTCACCTGCAGAAGTATTGACATCATCAGAGAAGCAAATTGCGTATCACAGCTGCGTTGCTCTACGGCAATATTTCAGGGCTCATCTTCTTTTGCTAGTGGATTTTATCCGTCCAAATAAAAACAATCGGAGTGCAGCTCGGAATATTCCAAGTGTTAGAGCTGCCTACAAGCCACTTGACCTCAGTAACGAGGCCATAGATGCAGTATTTCTGCAGTTACAGAAGGATAGGAAGCTAGGTCCTGCATTTGTAAGAACCCGTTGGCCTGCAGTTGAGAAGTTCTTAAGCACTAATGGACATATCACAATGTTGGAATTATGTCAG GCCCCTCCTGTTGAGCGTTATTTGCATGATCTACTTCAGTATGCATTAGGTGTACTGCATATTGTTACATTGGTACCTAGCAGCCGTAAGATGATTGTGAATGCGACATTGAGCAATAACCGTTTGGGAATAGCGGTTATTTTGGACGCAGCTAGTGTTGCTGGTAGTTATGTGGACCCTGAG ATAATTCAGCCGGCACTGAATGTGCTGGTCAATCTTGTTTGCCCTCCACCTTCAATTAGCAATAAACCACCACTTCCACAAGGTCCACAATCTGTTTCTGCTCAAAGTTCAAATTGTCCTGGTATGGAGACCAGAGAAAGAAACATGGAACGTAGTATCTCAGATCGAGCTATGAATGTGTCCAGCCAGAATGATCCAAGGGATCGAGGTGGGGAATCTGCTGTTGGAGATCGGGGCAATGCGGTAGCACTTGGTACACAGTCCAACAGCAGTAATATACAAGCTCCTCCACCCACACCAACTTCAGGGCTGGTTGGCGATCGTAGAATATCTTTAGGTGCTGGGGCAGGTTGTGCTGGTCTTGCCACACAATTAGAACAGGGGTATCGTCAGGCAAGAGAGGCTGTCCGTGCAAACAATGGCATAAAGGTTCTTCTGCATCTCCTCCAACCACGCATATATTCTCCACCTGCTGCTCTTGATTGTCTACGTGCACTTGCCTGCCGAGTCCTACTTGGTTTAGCCAGAGATGATACTATAGCACACATATTGACAAAGCTTCAG GTTGGGAAAAAACTCTCAGAACTGATTAGGGACTCAGGCAGCCAGACGCATGGAAATGAGCAAGGGAGGTGGCAAGCTGAACTTTCCCAGGCAGCAATTGAGCTAATTGCT ATTGTGACGAATTCGGGGCGTGCTAGTACATTGGCAGCTACTGATGCTGCGACGCCAACTTTGAGGCGCATTGAAAGAGCAGCTATAGCTGCTGCCACTCCAATCACATATCATTCCAG GGAACTTCTACTCTTAATTCATGAACACCTACAGGCATCTGGGTTGGGTGCAACAGCTTCTACACTGCTAAAAGAGGCCCAGTTGACTCCTTTGCCTTCCTTGGCTGCTCCTTCCTCTCTCTCATACCAAGCTTCCACACAAGAAGGTCCCTCCATTCAATTTCAGTGGCCCTCTGGTCGAACTCCTTGTGGATTCCTCATGAACAAAACAAAGCTTATGGCAGCAGAGGATGAAATGGGTTTAAAGTGTGATTCGACTGtttcttcttcaaaaaagaAACAGTTGGGTTTTTCACCTTCATTTAGTTTGCAGTCGAGAAACCAGTTTCAGTTCCAGGATTCTCACCAACCATCAGGCAAAAAGGTCTTCAGTGCAGCAAAACAGTCTTCTGCAAGTGCATCAGAAACTCCATCAGAGTCCTTGCCAAGACCAAGCACTGATACGGAATCTCAGTGTAAGACTCCACTTGTATTGCCAATGAAACGGAAGCTGTCTGAGTTGAAGGATACTGGATATCTGTCAGCCTCTGGGAAACGTCTCCACACTGTTGACCAAGGACTCAGGTCTCCAGTTTGTCCAACACCCAATACTGTTCGAAAAATTAGTCTACCAACTGATACTGTTGGCTTATGCACGCCAAGTTCTAACATGAGAGACCAACATGGGCGATTAGCAGCAAATGGATGTCCATCAGATTATTTGGATGACAATCAATTTGGTAATTCTAATGTGGGCATGGGGGCACCACCCTCCCAATTTGGTCTCCAAAGTGAGCCACAAAACAGCAACACAGAGCGGCTGACTCTAGACTCTCTTGTTATTCAGTATCTAAAGCACCAGCATCGCCAGTGCCCTGCTCCTATAACCACACTACCCCCACTCTCTCTTTTGCACCCGCATGTTTGTCCTGAACCTAGACGAAGCCTAGATGCCCCATCAAATGTAACGGCCCGTCTTGGTACACGTGAGTTTAAAAGTATGTATGGTGGGGTTCATGGAAATCGCAGAGATCGTCAGTTTGTATACAGCAGATTTCGGCCATGGCGGACATGTcgggatgatgttggtgccctCTTTACATGCATTACTTTCCTTGGTGACTCTTCCCACATTGCGGTAGGTAACCACTCTGGTGAGCTCAAAATTTTTGACTCTGATAGCAGTAATTTGTTGGAGAGTTGTACAAGCCACCAGTCTCCTTTGACTCTTGTTCAGTCATATTTATCTGGTGAGAACCATATGGTGCTTTCATCAAGTTCCCAGGATGTCAGGTTGTGGGATGCATCTGCAGTTTCGGGCGGGCCCATTCATTCATTTGAAGGCTGCAAGGCTGCAAGATTTAGCAATTCTGGGGACGTTTTTGCAGCTCTGTCAAGTGAACCTGCACAAAGAGAGATTCTCCTGTATGACATACAAACTTCCCAAGTGGAATTGAAACTGTCTGACACATCTACTAGTTCTACAGGTCGAGGGCATTCTTATTCTCAAATACACTTTAATCCTTCAGACACAATGCTGCTTTGGAATGGGGTCTTATGGGACAGGCGTGTTTCTGGCCCTGTTCATCGTTTTGATCAATTTACCGATTATGGTGGTGGTGGCTTCCATCCTGCTGGGAATGAG GTAATTATAAATTCTGAGGTCTGGGATCTGCGAAAGTTCAAGCTCCTCCGAAGTGTGCCTTCACTAGACCAAACAACAATAACTTTTAATGCACGTGGTGATGTAATCTATGCAATCTTGAGAAGAAACCTTGAGGATGTAATGTCATCAGTCCATACCCGTCGTGTGAAGCATCCCCTCTTTGGTGCATTCCGCACGGTGGATGCAGTTAACTACTCTGACATTGCTACTATTCCAGTTGATCGTTGTGTCCTCGACTTTGCAACAGAACCAACCGATTCCTTTGTTGGTTTGATTACAATGGATGACCAAGAAGAGATGTTTGCATCAGCTAGAGTTTATGAGATTGGTCGCCGAAGGCCAACCGATGATGATTCTGATCCTGATGATGCTGAGAGTGAGGAAGAAGACGAGGATGATGACGATGACGATGCTGATATTGACCCTATACTTGGTCCGGATCTTGATGGGGATGGTGATAGTGATGCAGATGATATGagcaatgatgatgatgacagtGTAACTGATCTCgacgatgatgaagatgatgggGATTTTATTATGGATGACGTAGATTTTGATGGAGGAGCTGGAATATTGGAGATTGTAACGGAgggtgacgatgatgatgacaGTCAAGTCGTTGAGTCATTTAGTAGTGATGATGAAGAGGATTTTGTGGGTAACGGTTTTGGTTATTGA
- the LOC107411168 gene encoding acetylglutamate kinase, chloroplastic: MLAAKSLINRPSPISFPSTKSPKIPHLARPSLSFSFPGSSRGKFSCSLSATNSVVQQQQQQHSVDSSSTPGQFRVDILSESLPFIQKFRGKTIVVKYGGAAMKSESLQASVVNDLVLLSCVGLRPVLVHGGGPEINQMLERLKIEVSFHDGLRVTDAATMEIVSMVLVGKVNKNLVSLIDRAGVKAVGLCGADGRLVTARPAPNAAKLGFVGEVARVDPTILWSIVNDGHIPVIASVAADESGQQYNINADTVAGELAAALGAEKLILLTDVAGILENRDDPKSLVKEVDIKGVKKMMDEGKIGGGMIPKVNCCVRSLAQGVRTASIIDGRVPHSLLLEILTDQGTGTMITG; encoded by the coding sequence ATGTTGGCGGCAAAATCGCTAATAAACCGTCCTTCGCCAATCTCTTTCCCATCTACCAAATCCCCAAAAATCCCACACTTAGCTAGACCTAGCCTCTCATTTTCATTTCCCGGCTCTTCCCGTGGAAAATTCTCGTGTTCTCTCTCAGCCACGAACTCGGTggtccaacaacaacaacaacaacacagTGTTGACTCGTCGTCCACTCCTGGTCAGTTCCGAGTCGATATTCTCTCCGAATCGTTGCCTTTCATCCAGAAATTCCGCGGCAAGACTATCGTGGTCAAGTATGGCGGCGCAGCTATGAAATCCGAGTCCCTTCAGGCTTCCGTAGTCAATGACCTCGTTCTTCTCTCTTGCGTCGGTCTTCGTCCCGTATTGGTCCACGGCGGTGGACCGGAGATCAACCAGATGCTTGAACGTCTCAAAATCGAGGTCAGCTTCCACGACGGTCTCCGAGTCACTGACGCCGCGACAATGGAGATAGTGTCCATGGTTTTAGTTGGAAAAGTGAACAAGAACTTGGTCTCTTTGATCGACCGAGCCGGGGTCAAAGCCGTTGGGCTTTGCGGCGCTGATGGTCGGCTCGTGACGGCTAGACCAGCACCCAATGCAGCCAAATTGGGGTTCGTAGGCGAGGTGGCCCGGGTCGACCCGACAATTCTATGGTCTATAGTAAACGACGGGCACATTCCGGTGATAGCATCGGTGGCGGCGGATGAGTCCGGCCAACAATACAACATCAATGCGGATACGGTGGCCGGCGAATTGGCTGCGGCATTGGGTGCTGAGAAGCTGATTCTGCTGACGGACGTGGCTGGGATTCTTGAAAACCGCGACGATCCGAAGAGTTTGGTGAAGGAGGTTGATATTAAGGGTGTGAAGAAGATGATGGACGAGGGTAAGATCGGCGGTGGGATGATTCCCAAAGTGAATTGCTGCGTACGATCGCTTGCACAGGGGGTGAGAACAGCAAGTATCATCGATGGCCGTGTACCGCATTCGTTGCTGCTGGAGATTTTGACCGATCAAGGAACTGGGACGATGATTACTGGGTAA
- the LOC107411145 gene encoding DDT domain-containing protein DDR4: protein MRPGGMTVGRRRRTEPEANKPAGTGEQKRSAKEDETVMVLSDEHKECTMETEVAVLRKRWELASVLNFLNVFEPVIGSDLKLSAEEIETGLINPDSSLAKLHITLLKGIPPVNRSLNGSDAWVTVLCNKLISWWPWLAEGEIPLKAAKGEEISRYRGLGPTQRLLILKALCELRVDQDDTVSYISDAIKKGMHISSFRKDKIGGVTNGTSYWYDGNATIGYRLYKEVTMLDSKAKSKVKGCSNLPTLSFKWETLATNLQEFHKVTDKLKSSKDVTEAAVGWTVETDVIPVLENLEKKKERARKRKQRQDMLLNDIRRSSVAGVTRSCRNRVPVNYTFDEYDRAINEAIQITKFRRLQTAEDKRQERKQSDHGRSYIATDSAADRNTNPEDNFGGETIKVLDNDADHSGKEDDLSDADTKYEMLKEVHSDADDSDYGGKKDNDYNIGTDSSDFEADENNEQNQENNKKGGVVRKPVALGVRWSTRLAGAIDHPVVEERNLRTKNRLRQRPTRNSALDLLVVPDTEDEISSKSSDSGESGREN, encoded by the exons ATGCGTCCTGGAGGGATGACCGTTGGTCGTCGTCGGCGAACTGAACCGGAGGCAAACAAACCCGCCGGCACCGGAGAACAGAAGCGGTCTGCGAAGGAAGACGAAACCGTGATGGTTTTAAGCGACGAACACAAAGAATGTACCATGGAAACGGAGGTTGCTGTGTTACGTAAGCGTTGGGAACTGGCATCTGTACTGAATTTCTTGAAT GTTTTTGAGCCAGTAATCGGGAGCGATTTGAAGTTATCTGCGGAAGAGATCGAGACGGGTTTAATAAACCCTGACAGTTCGCTTGCTAAGCTTCATATCACGCTTCTGAAG GGGATACCGCCTGTAAACAGAAGTTTGAATGGTTCTGATGCCTGGGTAACTGTGCTTTGTAATAAACTTATATCGTGGTGGCCATGG CTTGCTGAAGGAGAGATTCCACTGAAGGCAGCCAAAGG AGAGGAGATATCTAGATATAGAGGACTTGGTCCAACACAACGTTTATTGATATTGAAAGCACTTTGTGAACTACGAGTTGAT CAAGATGATACGGTATCATATATTAGTGATGCTATCAAGAAAGGAATGCACATCTCTTCTTTTCGTAAAGATAAGATAGGAGGAGTTACAAATGGAACTTCTTACTG GTATGATGGAAATGCAACTATTGGTTATAGATTGTACAAGGAAGTAACCATGCTGGACTCAAAAGCAAAATCTAAAGTAAAAGGATGTTCAAACCTACCTACTCTCAGTTTCAAATGGGAAACACTAGCAACCAATCTTCAGGAATTCCATAAAGTTACA GATAAACTCAAATCAAGCAAAGATGTAACAGAAGCTGCTGTTGGATGGACTGTTGAAACTGATGTCATTCCTGTTCTTGAGAATCTTGAGAAG aaaaaagaaagagcaagGAAGAGGAAACAAAGGCAAGATATGTTGCTGAATGATATCAGAAGGTCTTCTGTTGCTGGAGTTACTCGCTCCTGTCGCAACCGTGTCCCTGTCAACTACACTTTTG ATGAGTATGATCGAGCCATTAATGAGGCTATACAAATTACAAA GTTCAGAAGGCTGCAAACTGCTGAAGACAAAAGGCAAGAAAGGAAACAAAGTGATCATGGAAGGAGTTATATTGCCACTGATAGTGCTGCAGACAGAAACACGAATCCAGAAGACAATTTTGGTGGGGAAACTATCAAGGTTTTGGACAATGATGCTGATCATTCAGGTAAAGAAGATGATCTTAGCGATGCTGACACCAAATATGAGATGCTTAAGGAAGTTCATAGCGATGCTGATGACAGTGATTATGGTGGCAAAAAAGATAATGATTACAACATAGGGACGGATTCCAGTGATTTTGAGGCGGATGAGAATAACGAGCAGAACCAAGAGAATAACAAGAAGGGAGGAGTTGTGCGGAAGCCTGTAGCTCTAGGGGTACGATGGAGCACGAGACTAGCTGGAGCTATTGACCACCCTGTTGTGGAAGAAAGAAACTTGCGCACAAAGAATAGGTTAAGACAGAGACCCACTCGTAACTCTGCCCTTGATCTTCTTGTTGTACCAGATACAGAGGATGAAATCTCCTCAAAGAGTTCAGACAGTGGGGAATCAGGGCGTGAAAACTAA
- the LOC107411167 gene encoding aspartate--tRNA ligase 2, cytoplasmic — translation MSSESQAPSSASEPCRAPPPLPEQVKDEDSKSVSKKAAKKEAAKQEKLRKKQQEAALAAAAASMSVEEEDPLSGSYGDAPLSELESMSEEEITKWTEVGSLTSALSGNSVRISGRAQTIRAVGKNMAFVVVREKGSTVQCVVTVQPEVVSRQMVRYVAGLSRESIVDIEGLVTVPNVPIKGTTQQVEIQVKKLYCVSKAMPTLPINIEDAARSEIEIEKALQAGEQLVRVNQDTRLNNRVLDLRTPANQGIFRIQHQVGKIFRQFLESEGFVEIHTPKTLGGTSEGGAAVFRFDYKGQPGCLAQSPQLHKQMAICGDFGRVFEIGPVFRAEDSYTHRHLCEFTGLDVEMVIKQHYSEVMDIVDRLFVTIFDSLNSNCEKDLEAVGRQYPFEPLKYLRNTLRLTFEEGVQMLKEAGVEIDPLGDLNTESERKLGQLVLEKYGTEFYILHRYPLAVRPFYTMPCRDNPVYSDSFDVFIRGEEIISGAQRVHVPELLEERARACGIDVATISTYVDSFRYGAPRHGGFGVGLERVVMLFCGLNNIRKTSLFPRDPLRLAP, via the exons ATGTCATCGGAATCTCAAGCTCCGTCATCGGCGTCCGAGCCTTGCCGAGCGCCTCCACCATTACCCGAGCAGGTTAAGGACGAAGATTCCAAATCCGTGAGCAAGAAGGCCGCGAAGAAAGAAGCCGCCAAGCAGGAAAAGCTGCGCAAAAAGCAGCAGGAAGCTGCCTTGGCTGCGGCGGCGGCGTCGATGTCCGTGGAGGAGGAGGATCCTCTCTCCGGCAGCTATGGCGATGCGCCGCTTTCGGAGCTCGAATCGATGAGTGAGGAAGAAATTACGAAGTGGACGGAGGTTGGATCACTTACATCGGCGCTGAGTGGCAATTCTGTACGGATAAGCGGACGGGCGCAGACAATCCGAGCCGTGGGGAAGAACATGGCCTTCGTGGTGGTAAGAGAGAAAGGTTCCACCGTGCAGTGTGTGGTGACGGTGCAGCCTGAAGTGGTGAGCCGTCAGATGGTGAGGTATGTTGCCGGGTTGAGCCGCGAGTCCATTGTTGATATTGAAGGTTTGGTTACAGTCCCCAATGTTCCCATCAAGGGCACTACACAACAG GTGGAGATTCAAGTGAAGAAGTTATACTGTGTTAGTAAGGCCATGCCGACACTACCTATTAATATTGAGGATGCTGCCCGAAGCGAGATTGAGATTGAAAAAGCTTTGCAG GCCGGAGAACAGCTTGTTCGGGTTAATCAGGATACACGTTTGAACAATAGAGTACTTGATTTACGAACACCTGCTAATCAAGGGATATTCCGTATTCAGCACCAAGTTGGAAAA ATATTTAGGCAGTTCTTAGAATCTGAAGGCTTTGTTGAAATTCACACACCAAAAACATTAGGTGGAACCAGTGAGGGTGGTGCTGCTGTTTTCCGATTCGACTATAAAGGACAGCCTGGATGTCTTGCTCAATCACCTCAGCTTCACAAACAAATGGCAATTTGTGGTGATTTTGGGCGTGTTTTTGAGATTGGTCCTGTATTTAGAGCAGAGGACTCCTATACTCATAGACATTTGTGCGAGTTTACTGGTCTTGATGTTGAAATGGTGATCAAGCAACACTACTCCGAG GTGATGGATATTGTTGATCGTTTATTTGTCACAATTTTTGACAGTTTAAACAGCAATTGTGAAAAGGATCTTGAAGCTGTTGGCAGGCAATATCCATTTGAACCACTGAAG tACCTGCGAAATACTTTACGGCTCACATTTGAAGAAGGTGTTCAAATGCTCAAG GAAGCTGGTGTTGAAATCGATCCACTAGGGGACTTGAACACTGAGTCAGAACGAAAACTGGGCCAGCTAGTCCTAGAGAA GTATGGCACTGAGTTCTACATTCTTCACCGCTACCCTTTGGCTGTTCGGCCATTCTATACCATGCCTTGCCGTGATAATCCTGTTTACAGTGATTCATTCGATGTCTTCATTCGAg GTGAGGAGATAATTTCTGGAGCCCAGCGTGTCCATGTACCAGAGTTATTGGAAGAACGTGCAAGGGCTTGTGGAATTGATGTTGCGACAATATCAACATATGTTGATTCTTTCAG GTATGGTGCACCTCGACATGGAGGATTTGGAGTGGGTTTGGAGCGTGTGGTGATGCTTTTCTGTGGTCTGAATAATATCAGGAAAACATCTTTATTCCCACGTGACCCGCTAAGACTTGCTCCTTGA